Proteins from one Listeria weihenstephanensis genomic window:
- a CDS encoding FxsA family protein, whose amino-acid sequence MKKIIYYWAAYGLIELITYILLFQWIGFWPLLFIQIASTAFGIFIVKRLWRGITQNMRDRKAMSPYLLDTICLVFAGILLVIPGIITTICGLLLFLPFVRSWIKPLMNRWIERRMSQGNFTYFDMK is encoded by the coding sequence ATGAAGAAAATAATCTACTACTGGGCAGCGTACGGCCTAATAGAACTAATCACCTACATCCTATTATTCCAATGGATCGGCTTCTGGCCATTACTATTTATCCAAATCGCCTCCACAGCATTTGGCATATTCATCGTCAAACGCTTATGGCGCGGAATCACTCAAAATATGCGCGACAGAAAAGCAATGTCTCCATATTTACTCGACACAATCTGCTTAGTTTTCGCAGGAATTTTACTCGTTATTCCAGGTATCATCACAACTATCTGCGGATTACTCCTTTTCCTACCATTTGTCAGGTCATGGATAAAACCGCTTATGAATCGCTGGATAGAACGCAGAATGAGCCAAGGGAATTTTACCTATTTCGATATGAAGTAA
- the icd gene encoding NADP-dependent isocitrate dehydrogenase yields MTQGEKIQVVDGALKTPNNPVIPFIEGDGTGPDIWRASKRVLDAAVAKAYNGEKEIAWKEVLAGQKAFDQTGEWLPQATLDTIDEYLIAIKGPLTTPIGGGIRSLNVALRQELDLYVCLRPVRYFTGVPSPVKRPEDTDMVIFRENTEDIYAGIEFKEGSDEAKKLIAFLKDEFGVDKIRFPETSGIGVKPISKEGTERLVRAAIEYAIKENRKSLTLVHKGNIMKFTEGAFKTWGYELAEREFGDKVFTWSEYDRIVETDGVDAANAKQDAALAAGKILVKDSIADIFLQQILTRPAEFDVVATMNLNGDYISDALAAQVGGIGIAPGANINYLTGHAIFEATHGTAPKYANLDKVNPSSVILSGTLLLEHIGWGEAADLIIKSMEKTIADKTVTYDFARLMDGATEVKCSEFADALIRNF; encoded by the coding sequence TTGACACAAGGTGAGAAAATTCAAGTAGTAGACGGTGCTTTAAAAACACCAAATAATCCAGTCATTCCATTCATCGAGGGAGACGGCACAGGTCCAGACATTTGGCGTGCTTCTAAACGCGTACTTGATGCTGCGGTTGCAAAAGCTTACAATGGCGAAAAAGAAATCGCTTGGAAAGAAGTTTTGGCAGGGCAAAAAGCGTTCGATCAAACGGGAGAATGGTTGCCACAAGCGACGTTAGATACAATTGATGAATACCTTATTGCGATCAAAGGACCTCTAACAACACCGATTGGTGGCGGAATTCGTTCGTTAAACGTGGCATTACGACAAGAGTTAGATCTTTATGTGTGCCTTCGCCCAGTGCGCTATTTTACAGGCGTTCCTTCTCCAGTGAAGCGTCCCGAAGATACGGATATGGTGATTTTTCGTGAAAACACAGAGGACATTTATGCAGGAATTGAATTTAAAGAAGGCAGCGATGAAGCGAAAAAACTGATTGCGTTCCTAAAAGATGAATTTGGTGTGGATAAAATCCGTTTCCCAGAAACATCAGGAATTGGCGTGAAACCTATTTCTAAAGAAGGAACAGAACGCTTGGTTCGCGCAGCTATTGAATACGCGATCAAAGAAAATCGTAAATCATTAACACTTGTCCATAAAGGGAATATCATGAAATTCACAGAAGGTGCTTTCAAAACGTGGGGCTACGAACTTGCTGAACGCGAGTTTGGTGATAAAGTCTTCACTTGGTCAGAATATGATCGCATTGTTGAAACAGACGGTGTGGACGCAGCTAACGCGAAACAAGACGCAGCGCTTGCAGCTGGCAAAATTCTTGTGAAAGATTCGATTGCAGATATTTTCTTACAACAAATCCTGACGCGTCCAGCGGAATTTGATGTTGTGGCAACGATGAATCTGAACGGAGATTACATTTCAGATGCACTGGCAGCTCAAGTCGGTGGTATCGGGATTGCACCTGGTGCGAATATTAACTACCTAACAGGGCATGCGATTTTTGAAGCAACACATGGCACAGCGCCAAAATATGCGAACTTAGATAAAGTGAACCCATCGTCGGTTATCCTTTCTGGAACGCTATTATTGGAACATATCGGCTGGGGTGAAGCGGCAGATCTGATCATTAAATCGATGGAAAAAACAATTGCTGATAAAACAGTGACGTATGATTTCGCTCGTTTAATGGACGGCGCAACAGAAGTAAAATGTTCTGAGTTTGCAGATGCTTTAATTCGCAACTTTTAA
- a CDS encoding DUF441 domain-containing protein, translating into MFTESMLFLLLFLGLGLLAKNNSLIIAVAVVILLRLFHVDGKIMELIQARGINWGVTVITVAILIPIATGQIGFKDLIDSFKSAAGWIGLFAGIAVSILAKKGVGYMAVDPQVTVSLVFGTILAVVLFRGVAAGPVIAAGIAYVLMQGVALFK; encoded by the coding sequence TTGTTCACAGAAAGCATGCTATTTTTACTACTATTTCTCGGACTCGGATTACTAGCCAAAAATAACTCGCTTATCATTGCTGTAGCCGTCGTCATTTTACTGAGGCTTTTTCACGTAGACGGCAAAATCATGGAGCTGATCCAAGCAAGAGGCATAAACTGGGGCGTCACAGTCATCACCGTAGCCATCCTGATTCCCATCGCGACAGGACAAATCGGTTTCAAAGATCTAATCGACTCGTTCAAATCGGCGGCTGGCTGGATTGGACTTTTTGCGGGGATTGCCGTATCGATTTTAGCAAAAAAAGGCGTTGGATATATGGCGGTAGACCCACAAGTAACGGTTTCCCTTGTTTTTGGTACGATTTTAGCTGTCGTATTATTTCGGGGCGTTGCGGCTGGGCCAGTTATTGCGGCAGGAATTGCTTACGTGCTTATGCAAGGAGTCGCTTTATTCAAATAA
- the citZ gene encoding citrate synthase, protein MTVSRGLENVYVAETSISSILDDMLTYVGYGIDDLMESNATFEEVIYLLWHLRLPNEEDLAKFTGEIRENMAVSETIITSLRLQNHQKLHPMSVLRTTVSMLGVFDTESEMEDGEAVYRKGIRLQAKMPTIVAAFSRIRRGLDPIPPRDDLSIAANFLYMLTGEEAGYLAVEAMNKALVLHADHEFNASTFTARVCVATLSDVYSGVTAAIGALKGPLHGGANERVIDMLEEIKEQGRAREYIQSKIDNKEKIMGFGHRVYQGGDPRAMHLKELSKKLTELKGEPEYYEISAEVEEAVWEFKHLKPNVDFYSASVYHALNIDHDMFTLVFAMSRVSGWLAHIFEQYRDNRLIRPRAIYVGPESREYIPVIERD, encoded by the coding sequence ATGACAGTTTCAAGAGGATTGGAAAATGTATATGTGGCGGAAACGTCGATTAGTTCGATTTTAGATGATATGTTGACGTATGTTGGTTACGGCATCGATGATTTGATGGAAAGCAACGCAACATTTGAAGAGGTTATTTATTTACTTTGGCATTTACGCTTACCAAACGAAGAGGATTTAGCTAAGTTCACGGGCGAAATACGTGAAAATATGGCGGTATCTGAAACAATTATTACGAGCTTACGATTGCAAAATCACCAAAAATTACATCCAATGAGTGTGTTGCGGACGACGGTTTCCATGCTTGGCGTTTTTGATACAGAGTCGGAGATGGAGGACGGGGAAGCGGTTTACAGAAAAGGGATTCGTCTCCAAGCAAAAATGCCTACCATCGTGGCGGCTTTTTCAAGGATTCGCCGTGGCTTAGATCCAATTCCACCCCGCGATGATTTGAGTATTGCAGCGAACTTTTTGTACATGCTAACGGGTGAAGAAGCAGGATATCTTGCGGTAGAAGCCATGAATAAAGCGCTAGTTCTTCATGCCGATCATGAATTTAACGCTTCGACGTTCACAGCGCGTGTATGTGTAGCGACGCTTTCTGATGTGTATTCGGGTGTTACAGCGGCGATTGGTGCGCTTAAAGGACCGTTACACGGTGGTGCGAATGAGCGCGTGATTGACATGCTAGAAGAAATTAAAGAACAAGGGCGCGCTCGCGAATACATCCAGAGCAAAATTGACAACAAAGAAAAAATCATGGGCTTCGGGCATCGCGTTTATCAAGGCGGAGACCCACGTGCAATGCACTTAAAAGAACTATCCAAAAAATTGACGGAGCTAAAAGGCGAGCCAGAATACTATGAAATTTCAGCAGAAGTAGAAGAGGCTGTTTGGGAATTTAAACATCTAAAACCAAACGTAGATTTCTACTCCGCATCTGTTTACCATGCTTTAAACATCGATCATGATATGTTTACGCTCGTTTTTGCAATGAGTCGCGTATCAGGTTGGTTGGCGCATATCTTTGAACAATACCGTGATAACCGTTTGATTCGTCCACGTGCTATTTACGTAGGGCCAGAATCGCGAGAATATATTCCTGTCATAGAACGGGACTAG
- the pfkA gene encoding 6-phosphofructokinase, translating to MKRIAVLTSGGDAPGMNAAARAVVRKGIYEGLEVYGIDYGFLGLVNGDIHKLDLGSVGDLLHRGGTFLYSARYPEFATEEGQLKGIEQLKKFGIEGLVVIGGDGSYHGAEALTKRGFPTVGIPGTIDNDISGTDFTIGFDTALNTVLDALDKIRDTATSHERTFIIEVMGRDAGDIALWSGLAGGAEAIIVPEHNFVMEDVVERLNKGLARGKKHSIIVVAEGVISGNEFATQLAEYGDYHARVTVLGHVQRGGSPTAFDRVLASRLGARAVDLLMENRGGLAVGIKNNKIVENDITAVLKEKHVIDKDMFDLAQILSI from the coding sequence ATGAAACGTATTGCAGTTTTAACAAGTGGTGGAGATGCACCAGGAATGAACGCTGCGGCTCGTGCCGTTGTTCGTAAAGGTATTTATGAAGGACTAGAAGTTTATGGTATCGATTACGGCTTTTTAGGCTTAGTAAACGGAGATATTCATAAGCTTGATCTAGGTTCTGTTGGTGATTTACTTCATCGCGGAGGAACGTTCCTATATTCGGCACGTTATCCTGAGTTTGCGACAGAAGAAGGACAACTAAAAGGTATCGAACAGTTGAAGAAATTCGGTATTGAAGGTCTTGTTGTTATTGGTGGCGACGGTTCTTATCACGGAGCTGAAGCACTAACAAAACGTGGCTTCCCAACAGTTGGTATCCCAGGAACGATTGATAACGATATTTCTGGTACTGATTTTACAATCGGTTTTGATACTGCTCTAAACACAGTGCTTGACGCGCTAGATAAAATTCGTGACACAGCAACAAGTCATGAACGTACATTTATCATCGAAGTGATGGGCCGCGATGCTGGTGATATCGCACTTTGGTCAGGTCTAGCTGGAGGCGCCGAAGCAATTATCGTCCCTGAACATAATTTTGTGATGGAAGATGTTGTGGAACGCTTAAACAAAGGTCTTGCTCGTGGTAAAAAACACAGCATTATCGTTGTTGCAGAGGGTGTTATTTCAGGTAACGAATTTGCAACTCAACTAGCCGAGTATGGCGATTATCATGCACGTGTAACGGTTCTAGGACATGTTCAACGTGGTGGTAGCCCAACAGCATTTGACCGCGTACTAGCAAGTCGTTTAGGCGCGCGTGCTGTCGATTTATTAATGGAGAACCGTGGCGGACTCGCTGTCGGTATCAAAAATAACAAAATCGTCGAAAATGATATTACCGCAGTTTTGAAAGAAAAACATGTGATTGATAAAGACATGTTTGACTTAGCACAAATTCTTTCAATTTAA
- the pyk gene encoding pyruvate kinase produces the protein MKKTKIICTIGPASETVETLVQLIESGMNVCRLNFSHGDYEEHGARIKNIREAVKITGTEVAILLDTKGPEIRTNNMENGKLEFAKGDVVRVAMEEVLGTKEKFSVTYTELFDDVEIGSTILLDDGLIGLEVIEKDAANRELVTKVQNPGVLKNKKGVNVPNVSINLPGITEKDANDIRFGLEQGIDFIAASFVRRATDVLEITKILEENNATHVQIIPKIENQEGVDNIDEILQVSQGLMVARGDLGVEIPAEEVPIVQKQLIKKCNKLAKPVITATQMLDSMQRNPRPTRAEASDVANAIFDGTDAIMLSGETAAGDYPVESVQMMTKIALRAEEALVAQDKFALKAHQNSDMTEAIGQAVGHTARNLNVHTIVATTQSGHTARMISKYRPKSHILAVTFNERVCRGLSLVWGVYPRLAEPIANTDDMFDLAVKESLASGLAKQGDLIIITAGVPVTESGTTNLMKIQLIGDKAVSGHGIGSTSVIGKAIVAKSNKEALEKAEEGGVLVVKTTDKEMLPAFEKSAAVVVEEGGLTSHAAVVGITLGIPVIVGATNATDLVKDGETITVDARQGNVYNGKTATH, from the coding sequence ATGAAAAAAACTAAAATTATTTGTACGATCGGACCAGCAAGTGAAACGGTGGAAACATTAGTACAATTAATCGAATCAGGTATGAACGTATGTCGTCTTAATTTTTCACATGGTGATTATGAAGAGCATGGCGCACGTATCAAAAATATTCGTGAAGCTGTTAAAATTACAGGAACAGAAGTAGCGATTTTACTTGATACTAAAGGTCCTGAGATTCGTACAAACAATATGGAAAACGGTAAATTAGAATTTGCAAAAGGGGACGTTGTTCGCGTAGCAATGGAAGAAGTCCTTGGAACAAAAGAAAAATTCTCCGTAACATACACAGAACTATTTGATGACGTAGAAATCGGTTCGACAATTCTTTTAGATGATGGCCTAATCGGTCTTGAAGTTATCGAAAAAGACGCTGCAAACCGTGAACTAGTAACAAAAGTTCAAAACCCAGGCGTACTTAAAAACAAAAAAGGCGTAAACGTACCAAACGTATCAATCAACCTACCTGGTATTACAGAAAAAGATGCGAACGACATTCGTTTCGGTCTAGAACAAGGAATCGACTTTATCGCGGCATCATTCGTTCGTCGCGCAACAGATGTTCTTGAAATTACAAAAATTCTAGAAGAAAACAACGCAACACACGTTCAAATCATTCCTAAAATCGAAAACCAAGAGGGCGTTGACAACATCGACGAAATCTTACAAGTTTCTCAAGGTCTAATGGTTGCTCGTGGAGACCTAGGCGTTGAAATTCCTGCTGAAGAAGTTCCGATTGTACAAAAACAATTGATTAAAAAATGTAATAAGCTTGCAAAACCAGTTATTACAGCAACTCAAATGTTAGATTCTATGCAACGTAACCCGCGTCCAACTCGCGCAGAAGCAAGTGATGTAGCCAATGCCATTTTTGATGGTACAGATGCAATCATGCTTTCAGGTGAAACAGCAGCTGGGGATTATCCAGTAGAATCCGTACAAATGATGACTAAAATTGCGCTACGTGCCGAAGAAGCACTAGTTGCTCAAGATAAATTTGCACTTAAAGCCCACCAAAATTCTGATATGACAGAAGCAATCGGTCAAGCAGTTGGTCACACAGCGCGCAACTTGAACGTACACACAATCGTTGCAACAACGCAAAGTGGTCACACAGCACGTATGATCTCGAAATACCGTCCAAAATCACATATTTTAGCGGTTACTTTCAACGAACGCGTATGTCGCGGCCTATCTCTAGTATGGGGCGTATACCCACGTCTAGCTGAACCAATTGCTAATACAGATGATATGTTTGATCTTGCAGTAAAAGAATCCCTAGCGTCAGGTCTTGCAAAACAAGGAGATCTAATCATCATCACAGCTGGTGTTCCAGTAACTGAATCAGGAACAACAAACCTAATGAAGATCCAATTAATCGGTGACAAAGCAGTATCAGGTCACGGAATTGGCTCCACTTCTGTTATTGGTAAAGCAATCGTTGCTAAATCAAACAAAGAAGCATTAGAAAAAGCTGAAGAAGGTGGCGTTCTAGTCGTTAAAACAACAGACAAAGAAATGTTACCAGCATTCGAAAAAAGCGCAGCAGTAGTCGTTGAAGAAGGCGGTCTAACTAGCCACGCAGCAGTAGTTGGAATCACACTTGGAATTCCAGTTATCGTAGGCGCAACAAACGCAACAGACCTAGTAAAAGACGGCGAAACAATCACTGTCGACGCACGCCAAGGTAATGTTTACAACGGTAAAACAGCAACACATTAA
- the mutM gene encoding DNA-formamidopyrimidine glycosylase, with product MPELPEVENVRATLAELVIGKEIDQVTVGVPKMIVGMPAEIFIGNMIGQKIEAVRRRGKFLLIDTTDGTLLSHLRMEGKYRLNKDADPVDKHTHVTFHFTDSTELRYLDVRKFGTMELVLKGQEGLTKSIQKLGPEPLSDTFEKTAFATKLKKSGRAVKTVLLDQSLVAGIGNIYADEICFQAKVLPERPANTLKPAEIRRLFESTKAIMTEAVALGGSTIRTYVNSQGKIGGYQDKLQVYGEKGNPCPVCGTPIVKIKLNGRGTHFCPKCQK from the coding sequence ATGCCAGAATTACCAGAAGTTGAAAATGTTCGGGCAACACTCGCCGAACTTGTTATAGGAAAAGAAATAGATCAGGTGACTGTAGGCGTTCCAAAAATGATCGTCGGTATGCCAGCAGAAATCTTTATTGGTAATATGATCGGTCAAAAAATCGAAGCAGTCCGCCGGCGGGGCAAGTTCTTACTTATTGATACAACGGATGGTACGCTTCTGTCCCACTTGCGAATGGAAGGTAAGTATCGACTAAATAAAGACGCGGATCCAGTGGATAAACATACGCACGTAACGTTCCATTTTACAGATAGTACTGAATTGCGTTACCTTGACGTTCGTAAATTTGGTACGATGGAACTCGTTCTAAAAGGTCAAGAAGGCCTCACCAAATCCATTCAAAAACTTGGACCAGAGCCGCTTTCCGATACGTTTGAAAAAACTGCTTTTGCAACAAAATTAAAGAAATCAGGACGCGCGGTGAAAACGGTGCTTCTCGATCAAAGTTTGGTCGCTGGAATCGGTAATATTTATGCAGATGAAATTTGTTTTCAAGCAAAAGTACTTCCTGAACGACCAGCGAATACGCTGAAACCCGCAGAAATCAGACGCCTTTTCGAAAGCACAAAGGCGATCATGACAGAAGCAGTTGCACTTGGTGGCTCGACGATTCGAACTTATGTGAACTCACAAGGAAAAATCGGCGGCTATCAAGACAAACTCCAAGTATACGGCGAAAAAGGCAACCCATGTCCGGTATGTGGCACGCCTATCGTGAAAATAAAACTAAACGGCAGAGGCACACATTTTTGCCCAAAATGCCAGAAATAG
- the polA gene encoding DNA polymerase I produces MNKLVLIDGNSIANRAFYALPLLSNDKGVYTNAVYGFAMMIMNVLEKEQPDHVLVAFDAGKTTFRNSQYKEYKGGRQKTPSELSEQFPFIRELLDAYSIPRYELPNYEADDIIGTMTKLAEKDNLEVVVITGDRDLTQLASDKTTVYITKKGITDMEKNTPETLKEKYDLTPEQIIDMKGLMGDASDNIPGIPGVGEKTALKLLHQFGTVEEVLANADKISGKKLQEKVNDNKESAIMSKELATIDIDSPIEMKVTDTKYAGYDIEKVIPLLKELGFATILKNLQGESTEPEKELASISFEMVDEITANHLSDKAALYVELDADNYHTAPFIGITFHSKAGTFFANEATLKKSKALKTWLQDPTKEKVVYDAKKTIVGLSKFDIAVEGITFDIMLASYLLNPSDTIDDFASVALSHDYDAVKTDELVYGKGAKRAIPEEAIVAEHLARKVVAVSELEKKMRAALENNEQLGLFEDLELPLSKVLAKMEMYGVKVDVKRLEGMQVELAGRLKELEKTIHELAGSEFNINSPKQLGVILFENLGLPAEKKTKTGYSTSADVLEKLAGSHPIIESILMYRQLGKLQSTYIEGLLKLTHKDTQKVYTRFNQTLAQTGRLSSVDPNLQNIPIRLEEGRKIRQVFIPSEPGWKIFAADYSQVELRVLAHISEDENLQYAFQHDYDIHTKTAMDVFHVEQDEVDSLMRRQAKAVNFGIVYGISDYGLSQNLGITRKDARDFIDRYFVSYPAVKEYMEDIVRSAKEKGYVETILHRRRYIPEITSRNFNVRGFAERTAMNTPIQGSAADIIKKAMILMNDRLISEKLEARLLLQVHDELIFEAPESEIAKLEEIVPDVMEHAVELSVPLKVDSAFGNTWYDAK; encoded by the coding sequence GTGAATAAACTTGTACTAATCGATGGAAATAGTATTGCGAATCGTGCCTTCTATGCACTTCCGCTTTTGAGCAATGATAAGGGTGTATATACAAATGCTGTATACGGTTTTGCGATGATGATTATGAACGTGCTAGAAAAAGAGCAACCAGATCATGTTTTGGTGGCTTTTGATGCGGGAAAAACGACTTTTCGAAACAGCCAATATAAAGAGTATAAAGGCGGACGCCAAAAAACGCCGAGCGAGTTGTCCGAACAGTTCCCATTCATTCGCGAACTCCTAGATGCATATTCCATTCCTCGTTACGAACTGCCCAATTATGAAGCAGATGACATTATCGGAACGATGACAAAACTGGCCGAAAAAGATAATCTAGAAGTGGTTGTTATTACGGGAGATCGCGATTTAACACAATTGGCCAGCGATAAAACAACGGTCTATATCACGAAAAAAGGCATCACCGACATGGAAAAAAATACACCAGAAACACTCAAGGAAAAATATGACCTTACGCCAGAGCAAATTATTGATATGAAAGGCTTGATGGGCGATGCATCGGATAATATTCCAGGCATTCCAGGCGTCGGTGAGAAAACAGCTTTAAAACTTTTACATCAATTCGGCACGGTGGAAGAGGTCCTAGCGAATGCTGATAAGATATCAGGCAAAAAGCTCCAAGAAAAAGTGAATGACAACAAAGAATCCGCGATTATGAGTAAAGAATTGGCGACAATTGATATAGATTCTCCAATCGAAATGAAAGTAACCGATACAAAATATGCTGGCTATGATATTGAAAAAGTGATTCCGTTACTAAAAGAACTCGGTTTTGCAACGATTCTTAAAAATCTGCAAGGTGAATCCACAGAACCGGAAAAAGAATTGGCGTCGATTTCTTTTGAAATGGTAGACGAAATAACGGCAAACCATCTTAGCGATAAGGCAGCATTATACGTCGAATTAGATGCTGATAATTACCATACCGCGCCATTTATCGGTATTACTTTTCACTCCAAGGCGGGTACGTTTTTCGCGAATGAAGCAACTCTAAAAAAATCAAAAGCGCTAAAAACATGGTTACAAGACCCGACGAAAGAAAAAGTTGTATATGACGCTAAAAAAACGATTGTTGGCCTATCAAAGTTCGATATTGCAGTGGAGGGTATTACTTTTGACATCATGTTAGCATCATACTTACTAAACCCATCCGATACGATTGATGATTTCGCAAGTGTTGCGCTCAGCCACGATTACGATGCCGTGAAAACCGATGAACTTGTGTATGGAAAAGGTGCCAAACGCGCTATTCCAGAAGAAGCCATTGTCGCAGAACATTTAGCACGCAAAGTAGTCGCTGTTTCTGAACTCGAGAAAAAGATGCGAGCAGCACTCGAAAATAACGAGCAACTAGGTCTATTTGAAGATCTTGAATTGCCGTTATCCAAAGTATTAGCAAAAATGGAAATGTATGGCGTGAAAGTGGACGTCAAGCGTTTGGAAGGTATGCAAGTGGAACTCGCCGGTCGCCTAAAAGAGCTAGAAAAAACGATTCACGAACTCGCTGGATCAGAATTCAATATCAACTCACCGAAGCAACTAGGCGTCATTTTATTTGAAAATCTGGGCCTTCCAGCAGAAAAGAAAACAAAAACAGGCTACTCTACGTCTGCTGATGTCCTAGAAAAATTAGCAGGATCGCACCCCATTATTGAAAGCATCTTGATGTACCGCCAGTTAGGAAAGCTACAATCCACCTATATCGAAGGGTTGCTAAAATTAACACATAAAGACACACAAAAAGTATACACGCGATTCAATCAAACATTGGCGCAAACAGGCCGACTCAGCTCGGTGGATCCTAACCTGCAAAATATTCCGATCCGACTAGAAGAAGGGCGTAAAATTCGTCAAGTGTTTATTCCGTCAGAGCCAGGTTGGAAGATTTTCGCGGCCGATTATTCCCAAGTCGAATTACGCGTTTTAGCTCATATTTCAGAAGATGAGAATTTGCAATACGCGTTCCAACACGACTACGATATCCATACAAAAACGGCAATGGATGTATTTCATGTTGAGCAAGACGAAGTAGATTCACTCATGCGTCGCCAAGCAAAAGCTGTAAACTTTGGAATTGTATATGGAATTAGCGATTATGGCTTGTCTCAAAATCTTGGCATTACAAGAAAAGATGCACGCGACTTTATCGATCGTTATTTTGTAAGTTACCCAGCCGTGAAAGAATATATGGAGGATATCGTGCGTTCCGCGAAAGAAAAAGGCTATGTAGAAACGATTTTACATCGCCGCCGCTATATTCCAGAAATTACAAGCCGTAATTTCAACGTCCGCGGATTTGCTGAAAGAACGGCAATGAATACGCCGATCCAAGGAAGTGCTGCAGATATTATCAAAAAAGCGATGATCTTGATGAATGATCGCTTGATTTCAGAAAAATTGGAAGCACGCTTATTGCTCCAAGTACACGATGAATTGATTTTCGAAGCGCCAGAAAGCGAAATTGCCAAACTGGAAGAAATCGTACCCGATGTGATGGAACATGCCGTAGAGCTCTCTGTCCCACTCAAAGTCGATAGCGCGTTCGGAAATACATGGTACGATGCTAAATAA
- the nrdR gene encoding transcriptional regulator NrdR has product MRCPSCKSNSSRVVDSRPADDGNSIRRRRECEACGFRFTTFEKVEESPLIVVKKDGVREEFARDKILRGLIRACEKRPVSVEQLEDVVNSVERELRSDGESEVSSHLIGEKLMDKLATLDEVAYVRFASVYRQFKDISVFVDELKDLMNKTRHE; this is encoded by the coding sequence ATGAGATGTCCATCTTGTAAAAGTAATAGTTCGCGTGTCGTGGATTCAAGACCAGCCGATGATGGCAATTCGATTCGCCGGCGCAGAGAATGTGAGGCGTGCGGTTTCCGATTTACAACCTTTGAAAAAGTAGAAGAGAGCCCGCTGATCGTTGTCAAAAAAGATGGCGTCCGCGAAGAATTTGCGCGTGATAAAATATTGCGAGGATTAATCCGCGCATGTGAAAAACGTCCAGTCTCCGTAGAGCAGCTAGAAGACGTTGTAAATAGCGTCGAGCGTGAACTAAGAAGTGACGGAGAAAGTGAAGTATCCTCTCATTTAATCGGAGAAAAATTGATGGATAAATTGGCAACACTCGATGAAGTAGCTTACGTTCGTTTTGCTTCCGTGTACCGTCAATTCAAAGATATCAGTGTTTTTGTAGATGAATTAAAAGATTTGATGAATAAAACAAGACATGAATAA
- the coaE gene encoding dephospho-CoA kinase (Dephospho-CoA kinase (CoaE) performs the final step in coenzyme A biosynthesis.), with protein sequence MAYIIGLTGGIASGKSTVSQMLQEAGYPIVDADIAARKVVEKGTEGARQIEATFGIEVFQANGELDRQTLGNIIFHDPKRREQLNAIVHPLVKQWMLAERDRLIENGAEIIVFDIPLLIESKLEKLVDTIVVVAVDEETQLTRLMERNNATESEAIARISSQMPLSEKVKHANTVIDNSGSLQETKQQVDALVQTFLK encoded by the coding sequence ATGGCTTACATTATCGGGTTAACGGGTGGTATTGCAAGTGGTAAAAGCACTGTCAGCCAAATGCTACAAGAAGCGGGTTATCCAATTGTTGACGCGGATATCGCAGCTAGAAAAGTCGTTGAAAAAGGAACAGAAGGTGCCCGTCAAATAGAAGCGACGTTTGGCATAGAAGTTTTTCAAGCGAACGGAGAGCTTGACCGTCAAACATTAGGTAACATTATTTTTCATGATCCTAAGAGACGAGAGCAGCTCAACGCGATCGTTCACCCGCTCGTAAAACAGTGGATGTTAGCAGAACGGGATCGGCTAATAGAAAATGGTGCAGAAATTATCGTCTTTGATATCCCGCTTTTAATCGAAAGTAAGCTGGAGAAACTTGTGGATACCATTGTTGTTGTGGCAGTGGACGAAGAAACACAATTAACACGCTTGATGGAGCGGAACAATGCAACAGAATCGGAAGCAATCGCGAGAATTTCCAGTCAAATGCCATTATCCGAGAAAGTGAAGCACGCGAATACTGTGATCGATAATAGCGGTAGTTTGCAAGAAACAAAACAGCAAGTAGATGCGCTCGTTCAGACTTTTTTAAAGTAA